The genomic region CTCGACATAGTAAGTATGAAGGGATTAAAATATTAAGAAAGAAATCACaagacatatcatcaccatcaCAGTCACAGGTCGAGTACTAAGCGCACCAAATTCCCTGCAACACAGATAGGCCAAGCGATGTAGCGTGATCACCTGCAGCCAATGATGGCCAAGCGGGGCATGTCATCACGAATCATATGAGTCGGATGTGTGTCTTGACCTCCGGCAAACCCCTGAGACTGACTCACCGAACTCCTGGGGCTCGATCGAACCCAGGTTAAGAACCACTGCTATAGATAAATCCAACAGCATAGTTTGAGTGATGAAAGTTGAACAGAGGATCTCGAAATCTCTGAGCAAAAAACAATTGGACAAGCTCAAAAAATCAAATGTTAGGCTATTTTATGGCAATTGTGCCATTATTATGTGCCATGTGATAACACTACAAACAGTTATAAATGGCTCATTTCAATAGGCATAGGCCACAGACTAAGATCTGGGTTTAAGATTGTAATTCAACTTTGCCATGGTTTTCTTAGATGTAGGTAGCctataaacacaaatgcttcgctTGTAAATTATGACttagtgttggaatgtgcccctggtaatctgtaaataaaaaaacaagaaaatgttaCCATCTGGTTTGTTTAAATTAtggctagcggaacccctcgacaacattccgctgaaaaggcagtgaGCAAAActcaaatatttttttgaaatatataACTTTCATACATttacaagtgcaatacaccaaattaaagcttaacttcttgttaatctacccatcatgtccgatttcaaaaaggctttacagcgaaagcacaatatatgattatgttaggtcagagcctagtcacaaaaacacatacatccattttccagccaaagagggaagtcacaaaaagcagaaatagagataaaattaatcactaacctttgatgatcttcatcagatggcactcataggaattcatgttacacaatacatgtatgttttgtttgataaagttcatatttataggCAAAactctcagtttacattggcgcattattgttcagtatattttgcttccaaaacatccggtgattttgcagagagccacatcaatttacagaaatagtcatcataaactttaatataagatacaagtgttatgcacagaattagagatatacttctccttaatgcaaccgctgtgtcagattttttaaaaactGTATGGataaagcaaaccatgcaataatttgAGTAcgtttaggatgtttttatcataaatcttcaataatgttccaaccggagaattcctttgtctttagaaatacAATGGAGCGCAAGCCAACTCTCACGTGAGCGagcgtgatcagctcatgccactctggcagacctctgactcagtCAGCTCCCAtttccccctccttcacagtagaagcatcaaacaaggttctaaagactgttgacatctagtggaagccttaggaagtgcaatatgaacCCATAGACattgtatattggataggcaatgagttcaaaaactacaaacctcagatttcccactccctggttggatttttctcaggttttcgcctgccatatgagttctgttatactcacagacatcattcaaacagttttagaaactgagtgttttctatccaaatctactaatgatatgcatatattagcaactgggcctgagtagcaggcagtttactctgggcacgctttcatccaaagtgaaaatgctgtcccctatcccaaacaggttttaatatAGGGAATTTGAAAATATTTATAATTTTACTTtcaatacttaagtatcaaaagtaaatgtaattgctaaaatatacttgagaatttaaagtaaatgtaattgctaaaatattaaaaccaaatacttttagacttttactcaagtagtattttactaggtaactttcacttttacttgagcaattttctattaaggtaacttaacttttactcaagtatgacaattgggtactttttccaccattgtACATATATATAACTttcatttttctttatttttaaaagAAATGCCATGGCGTTCGTTGTACAACATATGACTCGCAATCTGCAACCAAGACATTTTTACCTGCGACATTGATTTCAAAGTATATCAATGGTCGTGAAAATGACGAACATGGCAACTCTACTATGAGTTGTATTTACGTCACCGTGCAGACCATATTAAGAAGCCGCATGATATTTTTTGGTCACCCCACCGTGAAAAATCGACCACAACACCGCCTACCAAAGGGCTCTTCGGCTCGATTCTTCCCGGCTGACGTTACATACACTTTATCGCCGTTTCTGTTAGTTAAAATGATTATTCCGACAACTTCTGGTTCTGACATTTTGTGGAAACTGAACTGCGCGTACAGTAAGTGGAAATTTTACAGCATGGCGATACATTTTTGCATACAACTTTTACACTTATTGCAATGTGACGACGGTTACGATAAacaattgtgtgtgttttttctcaGCTGTTCCGCATCTGTAGGTTATTGGGTATGCTCGCATTGTAAACTGCGTAACGTTACATGTATGTTACACACTTATTGAATTGTATCCGATTTTATCAACGTATTTGTATAAACGTGATGATATGGGTTTTGTTAGGACCACCGCACATTTTTTACATGTGTTTTTAGGACGACGTTATTTCATAAATTGGGAGGAACGTACCTTTTTTTGTAACTGACCATTCATTCCATGTTAAAACAAAGCTACCAATGGGGCGAAATTACGCTCCTCCACGTAGGATGATTTGTACATTACAGTAGTAGGTACCATGCTAGTACCAAGCAAGCAAATCCAAGTCTATGGGGGGAGGCAGTTACAGTATATAGGCTTAGTGGAGCATGTGAGAGGAACTCGGACACAATTCAAGCATATTGATGGTATGTTTGATTACTTTCCCCAATCTCCTCCCAACACAATAACTCTCCAATTCCACAAACAATTTAGTCTGTTGTTCAGTTTTTTTTTCCATGCTGCATGTCTCCAACAATGCACAGACACATTGTGCCTGTGCTGTGTGGTGAGATTCCCTGCTTTGATTTATCTTTCGCCTAACATGATGCAACACTAACAAAATGAAATGTTGTGATTGATGGAGTAAATTTGTAACTAAGTTCTCTCTTTTTCACAGTCCTAGTGGGGTGTCTGCTGCCTGTTGTAGACACGCACAACAATAATTGTAAGGTGATCCAACATCCTAACTATACAACGACCTATGAACTACCTGAATCTCTGCCTTTGGCCAATTGCGAGACCCAGTGGTTGGATGAAAACGTGAGTGACAGCAGAAGCTACTTACAATATGATGACTCATTAAGGAGTGGTAAAATGTTCAAGTAATTGTAACCCTGGTTCTAAAGAGATTCAGCCTTCTGCTCCAGCACAGCATCAACATAAcccacctgattcaactaatcatgtTCATGATAAGCAATGCAGTGTTAGTGCTGAGcttgaacaaaagcctgcacacccagtagttCTTTATGActaggagttgggaaacactgaacTACAGTACTTTATGTTAAACCTTTGACTTATGTTGTCTATTTTACTTTATTTAGATGACTGTTCTTGCcaatgacaaagagagagatgaaaactGTACTTTGGCTCAGACCAGTCACTCCATCACTGTCTTAGGCTGCCTGGACAGACTGACCTACTCAATGGACTGCATGCTGACTGTGGTATGTTACTGTTACTGATGTGGTTACTCTAGTGTGTCTGTTGGATCTGATGAAGCACGGACATGGTTTAAGACACACCAATAAGATCATGTATGTGTCTATGTCGTAGTTTGTCTACACCCCAGTTTAACATGTTAGTAAGGACGGGTGGGAGGGATGAAGTTGacgtctgaagtttacatacaccttagccaaatacatgtaaactcagtttgtcacaattcctgacatttaatccaagtaaagattccctgacttaggtcagttaggatcaccgctttattttaagaatgtgaaatgtcagaataatagtagagaattatttcagcatttatttctttcatcacattcccagtgggccagaagtttgcatacactcaattcatatttggtagcattgcctttaaattgtttaacttgggtcaaatgtttcaggtagccttctacaagcttcccacaatacgtttggtgaattttggcccgtttctcctcacagctggtgtaactgagtcaggtttgtaggcctccttgctcgcacacgctttttcagttctgccgacacattttctataggattgaggtcagggctttgtgatggccactccaataccttgactttgttgtcatcaagccattttgccacaacttttgaagtttgtttggtgtcattgtccatttggaagacccatttgcaaccaagctttaacttcctgactgatgtcttgacatgttgcttctatatatccacatcatttttctccctcatgatgccatctattttgtgaagtacaccagtccttcctgcagcaaagcacccccacaacatgctgccacccctgtgcttcacatttgggatggtgttcttcagcttgcaagcctccaccattttcctccaaacataacgatggtcattatggccaaacagttctatttttgtttcatcagaccagagaacatttctccaaaaagtacaatctttgtcccatgtgcagttgcaaaccgaagtctggcttttggttttggagcagtggcttcttccttgctgagcggcctttcaggttatgccaatataggactcgttttactgtggctatagatacttttgtacctgtttcttccagcatcttcacaaggtcctttgctgctgttctgggattgatttgcacttttcgcaccaaagtacgttcatctctaggagacagaacgcatctcctttctgaagggtatgacggctgcgtggtcacatggtgtttatacttgcgtactattgtttgtacagatgaatgtggtaccttcaggcatttgaaattgctcccaagaatgaacctgacttgtggaggtctacaattttttttctgaagtcttggctgatttcctttgattttcccatgatgtcaagcaaagaggcactgagtttgaaggtaggccttaaaatacatccacaggtagacctccaattgactcaggctaattgacatcatttatcagaagcttctaaagccataacattttCTGGAACGttccaagcagtttaaaggcacagtcaacttagtgtatgtaaacttctgacccactggaattgtaatagtgaattataagtgaaataatctgcctgtaatcaattgttggaaaaattacttgtgtcatgcacaaagtagatgtgctaactgacttgccaaaactatagtttgttaacaagaaatttgtggagtgctggaaaaaaatgagttttaatgactccaacctaagtgtatgtaaacttcaactgtatgtcatgTGAGTGTTGGTATGTCCTGACATGTTCAATCAGGACATCTCACTCTGTCCTCTTTTCAACCAGTTTTTTTCTCTCTTACAGGCACCATTTTGGGAGGTGCAGTGCCTCAgtgagtaaacacacacactaagaacAAAGCTGCTAGAGGCTGTTGTATGAATGAGtgacagggtgtgacatgggaaGTTTGTCACATCATTGACAGAGCATAGCAGCAGTCATTTTTTTTGTGGTGTGGCAGACAAATGACTGATTAATATCTTTTATTTTGTGTTCTCCAGCTAACTGCAGTCATGGACCTTACAAACCTGCCACCAATCGCCACAGTAATGACCATGTCCCCATCAATCAAGGTTAGAGTAATACAGTTTCACCTTTTCAATCTGACACTGCTTGTTGTACTGTAGCTAATCGGATTGCTTGCATTGAACCCGGTTCAAAGAAAAGACCCAGCTCTTTCACTCTATTGGACTGTCTTGGGGAAACAGGAAGATATAACCGTTGACGTTACTCATCAACAACTTGGTGTGTTGTCACTTTagcactctcccctctctccctgtgtttacATCATGGTTCACTTTAATATGGCTCAACTGTTTATTGTCTCACATTAGCTTATCAGCAGGTGTGTTTATCTACTTTAATAGGACCATATTTAACCTCAGAGACTCCGCTTGGCTCAGAAAGAGTGTTACAGCTGAGATAACCACAGATTATCAGCTCTCTGAGTTGACTCAATTCACTACCTCTTTATCTTGCAATTAAACACTTGAATAACACTCCACTGCTGTGCTGTCTATAGAGTGAGGCAATGACAGAGCAGAGGCACTCAGGTTAAACAACACAGATTGAGTGTTAGTCAGATCTCTGGCACTCAGGCTAAACAACACAGATTGGGTGTTAGTCAGATCTCTGTAATTGATCTGTAACTGGATTGGGGAGGTTTTCTGTgtgctcagtctctctctctctctctctctctctctcctctcccataaaCAGATGCTAGGAACCACACTGTTGTCTGGGTGCTGATGGGTGTGGTTGGAGTCGCCGTGTTACTGCTGGGTTTGAAGTCAGCATATGTATTAAAGAGGCATGGATGGATGAATATACGGATTGGATTGATATATGGATTGGATGGATGTATATACTAGAGTTTGACCAATTATGATTTTAATGCCGATACCgataattggaggaccaaaaaaagctgataccgattaatcggccgatttttgtttttatttatttgtaataatgacaattgcaacaatactaaatcaacacttattttaacttaatatattaaatcaatttagcctcaaataaatgaaacattttcaatttggtttaaataatgcaaaaacaaagtgttggagaagaaagtaaaagtacaatatgtgccatgtaaaaaagctaacggttaagttccttgctcagaacatgagaacatatgaaagctggtggttccttttaacatgagtcttcaacattcccaggtaagaagttttagattgtagctattataggactatttctctctataccatttgtatttcatatacctttgactattggatgttcttataggcactttagtgttgcaagtgtaacagtatagcttccgtccctacCTGGCCTCGAACatgaacacatcgacaacagccacccgcgaagcatcattacccatcgctccacaaaagccgcggcccttgcagagcaaggggaacaactacttcaaggtctcagagcgagtgacgtcaccaattgaaatgctattagtgcacaccccgctaactagctagccatttcacatcagttacaccagcctaatctcgggagttgataggcgtgaagtcataaacagctcaatgcttgaagcacagcgaagagctgctgcaaacccacgaaagtgctgtttgaatgaatgcttacaagcctgctgctgcctaccaccgctcagtcagattgcTCTataaaatatcaaatcatagacttaattataccATAACTCACAGAAacacgagccttaggtcattaatatacaaatcagctgggcttgacaatctggaccctctatttctgaaactgtccgccgccattgtcgcaacccctattaccagcctgttcaacctctccttcgtatcgtctgagatccccaaggcttggaaagctgccgcggtcatccccctcttcaaagggggagacaccctggacccaaactgttagacctatatccatcctgccctgcctctctaaggctgtgcaatccggtttccgagccggtcacgggtgcacctcagccacgctcaaggtactaaacgatatcataaccgccatcgataaaagacagtactgtgaagccgtcttcatcgacctggccaaggctttcgactctgtcaatcaccatattcttatcggcagactcggtttttctaatgactgccttgcctggttcaccaactactttgcagacagttcagtgtgtcaaatcggagggcatgttgtccggtcctctggcagtctctatgggggtaccacagggttcaattctcgggccgactctttttctctgtatatatcaatgatgttgctctggctgcgggcgattccctgatccacctctacgcagacgacaccattctgtatacttttggcccttccttggacactgtgttatctaacctccaatctagcttcaatgccatacaacactccttccgtggcctccaactgctcttaaacgcttgtaaaaccaaatgcatgcttttcaaccctTCGCTGcttgcacccgcacgcccgactagcattaccaccctggatggttccgacctagaatatgtggacatctataagtacctaggtgtctggctaaactgcaaactctccttccagactcatatcaaacatctccaatccaaaatcaaatctagagtcgttTTTCTATTTTGCctacaaagcttccttcactcacgccgcaaaacttaccctagtaaaactgactatcctaacgatcctcgacttcggcgacgtcatctacaaaatagcttccaatactctactcagcaaactggatgcagtttatcacagtgccatccgttttgttactaaagcaccttataccacccaccactgcgacctgtatgctctagtcggctggccctcgcgaCATGttttcgtcgccagacccactggctccaggtgatCTACAAGtttatgctaggtaaagctccgccttctcagttcactggtcacgatggcaacacccacccgtagcacgcgctccagcaggtgtatctcactgatcatccctaaagccaaaacctaatttggccgcctttccttccagttctctgctgcctgtggctggaacgaattacaaaaatctctgaagttggagacttttatctccctcaccaactttaaacatctgctatctgagcagctaaccaatcgctgcagctgtacatagtccatcggtattcaatttacctacctcatccccatactgtttttattttatttttctgctcttttgcacaccatctctacctgcacatgttcatctgatcatttatcactccagtgttaatctgctaaattttaattattcactcctatggcctatttattgcctacctcctcgtgccttttgcacacaatgtatgtaGATTCTTtgttctactatgttattgacctGTTTactcccatgtgtaactctgtgttgttgtctgttcacactgctatgctttatcttggccaggtcgcaggctagttgagaacaagttctcatttgcaactatctggttaaaaaaaggtgaaataaataaatatggtcaaatccggacactatcatttagaaaacaaaacgtttattctttcagtgaaataaggAACAGATCCGTATTTTATGCAGTGGGTGGTgcttaagtctaaatattcctgttacattgcacaaccgtacgccataattacgtaaaattctggcaacgAGCCAGGCGACCCAAATGCTGCATGTACCcggactctgttgcacagaactcAAGAGAAGTGACAGAATTTCCCTAGTTACatgaaattcatgttagcaggcaatatttactaaatatgcaggtttaaaaatatatacttttaagaaaggcgttgatgtatATGGTTAAGTTTTGGTGCAACAGTGCTTTTTTTAgagaatgcgcttgttaaatcacccgtttggcgaagtaggctgataaattaacaggcatcgcatcgattatatgcaagcaggacaagctagataaactagtaatatcatcaaccatgtctagttaactagtgattatgttaagattgatttttttttataagatatgtttaatgctagctagcaccttaccttggctccttgctgcacgcgcataacaggtagtcagcctgccacgcagtctcctcgtggagtgcaatgtaatcggccacgatcggtgtccaaaaatgctgattaccgattgttatgaaaacttgaaatcggccattccgattaatcggtcgacctctagtatatacggcttggatggatggatgtgtatacggcttggatggatggatgtgtatacggcttggatggatggatgtgtatacggcttggatggatggatgtgtatacggcttggatggatggatgtgtatacggcttggatggatggatggatgtgtatacggcttggatggatggatggatgtgtatacggcttggatggatggatggatgtgtatacggcttggatggatggatggatgtgtatacggcttggatggatggatggatgtgtatacggcttggatggatggatggatgtgtatacggcttggatggatggatggatgtgtatacggcttggatggatggatggataaatggATACggcttggatggatggatggatgtgtatacggcttggatggatggatggatgtgtatacggcttggatggatggatggatgtgtatacggcttggatggatggatggatggatgtgtatacggcttggatggatggatggatggatgtgtatacggcttggatggatggatggataaatggATACggcttggatggatggatggataaatggATAGGAATGTGTATGTGTAGAGTGAAAATATTGCTAAATATGTTTGTACTATACTCTTATTTTTATAGATGTGTCTGCAAGACATGGAACACGACGTCGACCCAACACTGTTCCTCAGTGTgacgctggctggctggctggatgtttGGGTTGGTGGATGGGGGGGATGGTTTATTGCAATGCAACTGTTTGAGTGTTTAAGAGTTTCCTGTAATGGTCCTGTGGCATGACATAGCACGTGTTACATTCTGAGACAGCTTTAGTAAACTCATTCTGACTGTGGAAGTCTAGAGTCTCCTTCAGCTGCACCAGCGAGTGCACAATGAGTAACTAGGCATTATACAAACTATTATAAAATATTACTACTCTGGGAAATAATGTCTCAGAATAATATCTCTTGTGGTTTTGAAGAATCATATACGGGTTACATGAATACTGTCTCAAGGATATGATCAGGGTTAGATTTCAGACCCcttaatatatacactatatatgatCAGGGTGAGACGTCAGACTACTCCCTCTACCCCctaatatatacaatatatatgaTCAGGGTGAGACGTCAGACTACTCCCTCTACCCCctaatatatacaatatatatgaTCAGGGTGAGACGTCAGACTACTTCCTCTATCCCCTAATATATATGATAAGGGTTAGACGTCAGACTACTTCCTCTATCCCCTAATATATATGATAAGGGTTAGACATCAGACTACTTCCTCTACCCCCTAATATATACAATATATGATAAGGGTTAGACATCAGACTACTTCCTCTACCCCCTAATATATACAATATATGATCAGGGTGAGACGTCAGACTACTCCCTCTTCCCCCTAATATATATGATCAGGGTTAGACGTCAGACTACTTCCTCTACCCCCTAATATATACAATATATGATCAGGGTTAGATGTCAGACTACTCCCTCTTCCCCCTAATATATATGATAAGGGTTAGACGTCAGACTACTTCCTCTATCCCCTAATATATATGATCAGGGTTAGACGTCAGACTACTTCCTCTATCCCCTAATATATGTGATCAGGGTTAGACGTCAGACTACTTCCTCTACCCCCTAATATATACAATATATGATCAGGGTGAGACGTCAGACTACTCCCTCTTCCCCCTAATATATATGATCAGGGTGAGACGTCAGACTATTCCCTCTACCCCC from Oncorhynchus masou masou isolate Uvic2021 chromosome 29, UVic_Omas_1.1, whole genome shotgun sequence harbors:
- the LOC135520741 gene encoding uncharacterized protein LOC135520741 isoform X2; translated protein: MIIPTTSGSDILWKLNCAYILVGCLLPVVDTHNNNCKVIQHPNYTTTYELPESLPLANCETQWLDENMTVLANDKERDENCTLAQTSHSITVLGCLDRLTYSMDCMLTVAPFWEVQCLTNCSHGPYKPATNRHSNDHVPINQDARNHTVVWVLMGVVGVAVLLLGLKCVCKTWNTTSTQHCSSV
- the LOC135520741 gene encoding uncharacterized protein LOC135520741 isoform X1; its protein translation is MIIPTTSGSDILWKLNCAYILVGCLLPVVDTHNNNCKVIQHPNYTTTYELPESLPLANCETQWLDENMTVLANDKERDENCTLAQTSHSITVLGCLDRLTYSMDCMLTVMTVLANDKERDENCTLAQTSHSITVLGCLDRLTYSMDCMLTVAPFWEVQCLTNCSHGPYKPATNRHSNDHVPINQELDYCQVYSPSSPPVFTSPVY